A stretch of Geotrypetes seraphini chromosome 2, aGeoSer1.1, whole genome shotgun sequence DNA encodes these proteins:
- the LOC117354622 gene encoding gastrula zinc finger protein XlCGF28.1-like isoform X2: protein MRVTFEDIFISFSQEEWKYLKEGQKQLYREVMEENYETLISLDHQITQERKREKKQGEDPGEIEQVQRQSGNICENISQGIERINTQNCKQASKELEDPTEDLRDGHLTGRPFQINNSDKMTAEVHHGKRKGKTFHKEFTRIKYKRSFNFIFPKRNKSFPLFPELQIHKSNHTNEKPVTSTECNKSFTQPLTLKIHQQTHPAVKPFTRTECKQRITWFSPLKIHKQTHTGDKPFTCTECNKSFSRLSHLKIHFRIHTGGKSYACTECNKSFTWLSDLKIHQRIHTGGKQFTCTECNKSFTRLSELKIHQRIHTGEKPYICSKCNKSFTQLSHLKIHQRIHTGDKPFTCSECNKSFTRLSDQKRHQNIHMGDKPFTCPECNKSFTQLSDLKRHQNIHTGDKPFTCSECNKSFTRVSGLKNHLRIHMGAKPFTCVECNKSFTHVSNLKRHKMIHTGYKTFTRTECNKSFTQLSHLKIHQRTHTGDKPFTLAED, encoded by the coding sequence ATCATCAAATCAcacaagaaagaaagagagaaaagaagcaaGGAGAAGATCCTGGAGAAATAGAACAAGTCCAAAGACAATCAGGAAACATCTGTGAGAATATTTCCCAGGGAATTGAGAGGATTAACACACAGAATTGTAAACAGGCATCAAAGGAACTTGAAGATCCTACAGAAGACTTAAGGGATGGACACCTAACAGGGAGACCCTTCCAAATTAATAATAGTGATAAAATGACTGCTGAAGTCCACcatgggaagagaaaaggaaaaacattCCACAAAGAATTTACACGTATTAAATATAAGAGGAGCTTCAACTTTATTTTCCCTAAACGTAATAAGAGCTTCCCCTTGTTTCCAGAACTCCAAATACACAAAAGCAATCATACAAATGAGAAACCAGTTACAtccactgagtgtaataaaagcttcactcaaccTTTAACTCTAAAAATTCATCAGCAGACCCACCCAGCAGTCAAACCATTTACCCGTACTGAATGTAAGCAACGCATTACTTGGTTTTCACCTCTAAAAATTCACAAACAGacccacacaggagacaaaccatttacttgtaccgagtgtaataaaagcttctctCGGCTTTCACATCTTAAGATTCACTTTAGGATTCACACGGGAggcaaatcatatgcatgcactgagtgtaataaaagcttcacctGGCTTTCAGATCTTAAAATTcatcagaggatccacacaggaggcaaacaatttacatgtactgaatgtaataaaagctttactcggctttcagagctaaaaattcaccagaggatccacacgggagaaaaaccatatatatGCAgcaagtgtaataaaagcttcacccagctttcacatctaaaaattcaccagaggatccacacgggagacaaaccatttacatgtagtgagtgtaataaaagcttcactcggctttctgATCAAAAAAGACACCAGAATATCCACATGGGAGATAAACCATTTACATgtcctgagtgtaataaaagcttcactcagctttctgatctaaaaagacaccagaatatccacacgggagacaaaccatttacatgtagtgagtgtaataaaagcttcactcgggtTTCAGGCCTAAAAAATCACCTGAGGATCCACATGGGAGCCAAACCATTTACATGcgttgaatgtaataaaagcttcactcatgtttcaaatctaaaaagacacaaaatgatccacacagggtacaaaacatttacacgtaccgagtgtaataaaagcttcactcagctttcacatctaaaaattcaccagaggacccacacaggagacaaaccatttacactTGCTGAAGACTAA
- the LOC117354622 gene encoding gastrula zinc finger protein XlCGF28.1-like isoform X1 yields the protein MPARASAQMRVTFEDIFISFSQEEWKYLKEGQKQLYREVMEENYETLISLDHQITQERKREKKQGEDPGEIEQVQRQSGNICENISQGIERINTQNCKQASKELEDPTEDLRDGHLTGRPFQINNSDKMTAEVHHGKRKGKTFHKEFTRIKYKRSFNFIFPKRNKSFPLFPELQIHKSNHTNEKPVTSTECNKSFTQPLTLKIHQQTHPAVKPFTRTECKQRITWFSPLKIHKQTHTGDKPFTCTECNKSFSRLSHLKIHFRIHTGGKSYACTECNKSFTWLSDLKIHQRIHTGGKQFTCTECNKSFTRLSELKIHQRIHTGEKPYICSKCNKSFTQLSHLKIHQRIHTGDKPFTCSECNKSFTRLSDQKRHQNIHMGDKPFTCPECNKSFTQLSDLKRHQNIHTGDKPFTCSECNKSFTRVSGLKNHLRIHMGAKPFTCVECNKSFTHVSNLKRHKMIHTGYKTFTRTECNKSFTQLSHLKIHQRTHTGDKPFTLAED from the coding sequence ATCATCAAATCAcacaagaaagaaagagagaaaagaagcaaGGAGAAGATCCTGGAGAAATAGAACAAGTCCAAAGACAATCAGGAAACATCTGTGAGAATATTTCCCAGGGAATTGAGAGGATTAACACACAGAATTGTAAACAGGCATCAAAGGAACTTGAAGATCCTACAGAAGACTTAAGGGATGGACACCTAACAGGGAGACCCTTCCAAATTAATAATAGTGATAAAATGACTGCTGAAGTCCACcatgggaagagaaaaggaaaaacattCCACAAAGAATTTACACGTATTAAATATAAGAGGAGCTTCAACTTTATTTTCCCTAAACGTAATAAGAGCTTCCCCTTGTTTCCAGAACTCCAAATACACAAAAGCAATCATACAAATGAGAAACCAGTTACAtccactgagtgtaataaaagcttcactcaaccTTTAACTCTAAAAATTCATCAGCAGACCCACCCAGCAGTCAAACCATTTACCCGTACTGAATGTAAGCAACGCATTACTTGGTTTTCACCTCTAAAAATTCACAAACAGacccacacaggagacaaaccatttacttgtaccgagtgtaataaaagcttctctCGGCTTTCACATCTTAAGATTCACTTTAGGATTCACACGGGAggcaaatcatatgcatgcactgagtgtaataaaagcttcacctGGCTTTCAGATCTTAAAATTcatcagaggatccacacaggaggcaaacaatttacatgtactgaatgtaataaaagctttactcggctttcagagctaaaaattcaccagaggatccacacgggagaaaaaccatatatatGCAgcaagtgtaataaaagcttcacccagctttcacatctaaaaattcaccagaggatccacacgggagacaaaccatttacatgtagtgagtgtaataaaagcttcactcggctttctgATCAAAAAAGACACCAGAATATCCACATGGGAGATAAACCATTTACATgtcctgagtgtaataaaagcttcactcagctttctgatctaaaaagacaccagaatatccacacgggagacaaaccatttacatgtagtgagtgtaataaaagcttcactcgggtTTCAGGCCTAAAAAATCACCTGAGGATCCACATGGGAGCCAAACCATTTACATGcgttgaatgtaataaaagcttcactcatgtttcaaatctaaaaagacacaaaatgatccacacagggtacaaaacatttacacgtaccgagtgtaataaaagcttcactcagctttcacatctaaaaattcaccagaggacccacacaggagacaaaccatttacactTGCTGAAGACTAA